A window of Tautonia plasticadhaerens contains these coding sequences:
- a CDS encoding HEAT repeat domain-containing protein — protein MALGRGARLGLGIFGVAGLLAAGVLALVMAPGGPAGRGDDADVGGAGAASAGAQEGRPVPGFSGRAALLAGGDAEALAGASAEVAPAVEADGEVPAAPASLSDAELATWLDDLAGIGAGFSRFGPVDRARVIATVGTVLDRLAVEPAPARWIETLSPSAEVLTVGLADASPAVRAGAAEVLGRAWDWQPGCSTWPDADRAVASWKNRLHTPMVALLDDPEPGVRLSAVLALGRLPIDAMAQPATALLDDPVPAVRVQLLNSFAHRRDLMTDEAILPLLFDPESAVALAAQIVLRARGLDDDQISLAKLLFHPRAEIRASAIAMVEAREDIDPIVWLLRLSRDEDEAVRSQALDALSRRTSPDARRRLAEMADSDPSESIRDAARRALDELTADLPPLPSSSGTSIRAN, from the coding sequence ATGGCGCTGGGACGCGGGGCTCGGCTGGGTCTGGGGATCTTCGGCGTGGCGGGGCTCCTGGCCGCCGGGGTGCTCGCCCTGGTGATGGCCCCCGGTGGGCCCGCCGGGCGGGGCGACGACGCGGATGTCGGGGGGGCCGGGGCGGCCTCGGCCGGGGCCCAGGAGGGTCGGCCGGTGCCGGGCTTCTCCGGCCGGGCCGCGCTGCTGGCCGGGGGTGACGCCGAGGCCCTGGCGGGGGCGTCGGCCGAGGTCGCCCCGGCGGTCGAGGCGGACGGGGAGGTGCCGGCGGCCCCGGCGTCGCTCTCCGACGCGGAACTGGCCACCTGGCTCGACGACCTCGCCGGGATCGGTGCGGGGTTCTCCCGGTTCGGCCCGGTCGACCGGGCCCGGGTGATCGCGACCGTCGGCACGGTCCTCGACCGCCTCGCGGTCGAACCGGCGCCGGCGCGGTGGATCGAGACGCTTTCGCCCAGCGCCGAGGTGCTCACCGTCGGCCTGGCCGACGCCTCCCCGGCCGTCCGGGCGGGGGCGGCCGAGGTGCTCGGCCGGGCCTGGGACTGGCAGCCCGGCTGCTCCACCTGGCCCGACGCCGACCGGGCCGTCGCCTCCTGGAAGAATCGGCTGCACACGCCGATGGTCGCCTTGCTGGACGACCCCGAGCCCGGCGTCCGCCTCTCCGCGGTCCTCGCGCTCGGCCGCCTGCCGATCGACGCGATGGCCCAGCCCGCGACCGCGCTGCTGGACGACCCCGTCCCGGCCGTCCGCGTGCAGTTGCTCAACAGCTTCGCCCACCGCCGGGACCTGATGACCGACGAGGCGATCCTGCCGTTGCTCTTCGACCCCGAATCGGCCGTCGCCCTCGCCGCCCAGATCGTCCTCCGGGCCCGGGGGCTGGACGACGACCAGATCTCCTTGGCCAAGCTCCTCTTCCACCCCCGGGCCGAGATTCGGGCCTCGGCGATCGCCATGGTCGAGGCCCGGGAGGACATCGACCCGATCGTCTGGCTCCTCCGCCTCTCCCGGGACGAGGACGAGGCGGTCCGGTCCCAGGCGCTCGACGCCCTCAGCCGACGGACCTCCCCCGATGCGCGACGCCGGCTCGCCGAGATGGCCGACTCCGACCCCTCGGAATCGATCCGGGACGCGGCCCGGCGGGCCCTCGACGAGCTGACCGCCGACCTCCCGCCGCTGCCCTCGTCCTCCGGGACCTCGATCCGGGCCAACTGA
- the purN gene encoding phosphoribosylglycinamide formyltransferase, producing the protein MPESPRTPPIADPPIRLAVLASGGGTTLQNLIDRIGDGRLVASIARVVVSKPGVAAIERAERAGIPVGVVRKAGLAPEAYEAAVFDPIRQAGADLVVLAGFLSLLPIPEDYLGKIINVHPSLLPSFGGRGFHGEAVHRAALEVGVKVSGCTVHFVDERYDNGPIILQRTVPVLDDDTEATLASRVQAAERSALPEAIALYADGRLLVEGRRVRVLDPYRE; encoded by the coding sequence ATGCCCGAATCCCCCCGCACCCCGCCGATCGCCGACCCGCCGATCCGACTGGCCGTCCTGGCGTCAGGGGGGGGCACCACGCTCCAGAACCTGATCGACCGGATCGGCGACGGCCGGCTCGTCGCCTCGATCGCCCGGGTGGTCGTCAGCAAGCCGGGGGTCGCCGCGATCGAGCGGGCGGAGCGGGCCGGCATCCCGGTCGGGGTCGTCCGGAAGGCGGGGCTCGCTCCCGAGGCGTACGAGGCGGCCGTCTTCGACCCGATCCGCCAGGCCGGGGCCGACCTCGTCGTCCTCGCCGGCTTCCTCAGCCTGCTGCCGATCCCGGAGGACTATCTCGGGAAGATCATCAACGTCCACCCGTCCCTCCTCCCCAGCTTCGGCGGCCGGGGCTTCCACGGCGAGGCGGTCCACCGCGCGGCCCTCGAAGTGGGAGTGAAGGTCTCCGGCTGCACCGTCCACTTCGTCGACGAGCGGTACGACAATGGCCCGATCATCCTCCAGCGCACCGTCCCGGTGCTCGACGACGACACCGAGGCGACCCTCGCCTCCCGGGTCCAGGCCGCCGAGCGGTCGGCGCTGCCCGAGGCGATCGCCCTGTACGCCGACGGCCGACTGCTGGTCGAGGGCCGCCGGGTCCGGGTGCTCGACCCGTATCGGGAGTGA
- a CDS encoding iron-sulfur cluster assembly scaffold protein: MDDAFYREELLDHFDSSPHRGTLDGADLGAELDNPLCGDRVCFELAMDPDLPDRIACARFHGHGCVISQAAASILAERVEGKPIGEARSLTPDEMIGWLGIPLTPARRKCGLLALKTMHRAIDVGPRAEAPAAS, translated from the coding sequence ATGGACGACGCGTTCTACCGAGAAGAACTCCTGGACCACTTCGACAGCTCGCCGCACCGGGGGACGCTCGACGGGGCGGACCTGGGGGCGGAGCTGGACAATCCGCTCTGCGGGGATCGGGTCTGCTTCGAGCTGGCGATGGATCCGGACCTCCCCGACCGGATCGCCTGCGCCCGGTTCCACGGCCACGGCTGCGTGATCAGCCAGGCGGCGGCCTCGATCCTGGCCGAGCGGGTGGAGGGGAAGCCGATCGGCGAGGCCCGGTCGCTGACCCCCGACGAGATGATCGGCTGGCTCGGCATCCCGCTGACCCCCGCCCGCCGCAAGTGCGGCCTGCTCGCGTTGAAGACGATGCACCGCGCCATCGACGTCGGCCCCCGGGCCGAGGCGCCCGCCGCGTCGTGA
- a CDS encoding aminotransferase class V-fold PLP-dependent enzyme codes for MATAERTTPLDLLRADFPALDQEIRPGVRLTYLDNAATTLKPWPVIRAVQAFDAEYPANVHRGIHALSERATEAYELARAKVARFIGAEDPEQVIWTRGTTESINLVAQSWGRAFLKEGDEVVLSDLEHHANLVPWQMLAKERGLTLRFAEITEDGRLEPEAVERVMTDRTRVVAISAMSNVLGTVVPLEPIVAMAHERGAIVVVDGAQGVPHRAIDVSAIGADFLAFSGHKMCGPTGVGVLYGKREHLEAMPPAWGGGSMVMRVTRESSEWNDLPYKFEPGTPPIAQAIGLGAAVDYLSKLDSGAVAAHERGLMEHAHRRLSAIEGVRILGPSPEHKGGIVGMDVEGVHPHDLAQLLDREGVAIRAGQHCAMPLHQKLGLAASGRASAYLYNTTEDVDRLADAVDRARHLFKDRRPRR; via the coding sequence ATGGCGACCGCCGAACGCACCACCCCGCTCGATTTGCTCCGCGCCGACTTCCCCGCGCTGGACCAGGAGATCCGTCCCGGGGTCCGGCTGACGTACCTGGACAACGCGGCGACGACCCTCAAGCCCTGGCCCGTGATCCGGGCCGTCCAGGCGTTCGACGCGGAGTACCCGGCCAACGTCCACCGGGGGATCCACGCCCTGAGCGAGCGGGCCACCGAGGCCTACGAGCTGGCCCGGGCCAAGGTGGCCCGGTTCATCGGCGCCGAGGACCCGGAACAGGTGATCTGGACCCGGGGGACGACCGAGTCGATCAACCTGGTGGCCCAGTCCTGGGGGCGGGCGTTCCTCAAGGAGGGGGACGAGGTCGTCCTGAGCGACCTGGAACACCACGCGAACCTCGTCCCCTGGCAGATGCTGGCGAAGGAGCGGGGCCTGACCCTCCGGTTCGCCGAGATCACCGAGGACGGGAGGCTGGAGCCCGAAGCGGTCGAGCGGGTGATGACTGACCGGACCCGGGTGGTGGCGATCTCGGCGATGTCGAACGTGCTGGGGACTGTGGTCCCCCTGGAGCCGATCGTGGCGATGGCCCACGAACGGGGGGCGATCGTGGTGGTGGACGGCGCCCAGGGGGTGCCGCACCGGGCGATCGACGTGTCGGCGATCGGGGCCGACTTCCTCGCCTTCTCCGGCCACAAGATGTGCGGGCCGACCGGCGTGGGCGTGCTCTACGGCAAGCGGGAGCACCTGGAGGCGATGCCCCCGGCCTGGGGGGGCGGCAGCATGGTGATGCGGGTCACCCGGGAAAGCTCGGAGTGGAACGACCTGCCCTACAAGTTCGAGCCGGGGACGCCGCCGATCGCCCAGGCGATCGGGCTGGGGGCGGCGGTCGATTACCTCTCGAAGCTCGACTCGGGGGCGGTCGCCGCCCATGAGCGGGGCCTGATGGAGCACGCCCACCGGCGGCTCTCGGCGATCGAGGGCGTCCGGATCCTCGGCCCGAGCCCCGAGCACAAGGGGGGGATCGTGGGGATGGACGTGGAGGGGGTCCACCCGCACGACCTGGCCCAGCTGCTGGACCGCGAGGGGGTGGCGATCCGGGCCGGGCAGCATTGCGCGATGCCGCTCCACCAGAAATTGGGGCTGGCCGCCTCGGGGCGGGCCAGCGCCTACCTCTACAACACGACCGAGGACGTCGACCGCCTGGCCGACGCCGTCGACCGGGCCAGGCACCTGTTCAAGGACCGTCGGCCCCGCCGGTGA
- a CDS encoding tetratricopeptide repeat protein: MRLFRSFLAVLAVAGPAAADEVALVPGSTVSAPGGLIRGKVERETPELVRIEGRDVPLDQVAGVDYDGAGVSYSQARLQENNGDLARAADLYQKAAGESTNPLVVQDSRFRRAAMLARVAQADPSKRDAAVEALRGITAELSGSRHVGPALMLLARLQLDADEFDAAEATLEELSKLPWARDRAAVTKSRVRVEQGQSEQAIRDLDALIGRLPEGGAARLQATLARAEALADLSRFEEAERAVRAVIDAAEPEDSGTLAPAYNTLGDCLRAAGKPRDALFAYLNTDILYPSQPEEHARALAAIAQLWRVLNQTERAGQVVDRLRQEYPGSPYLPSASGSAP, encoded by the coding sequence ATGAGATTATTTCGATCCTTTTTAGCGGTCCTGGCCGTCGCCGGACCGGCCGCGGCCGACGAGGTGGCGCTGGTCCCCGGCTCGACCGTGTCGGCGCCCGGGGGCCTGATCCGGGGCAAGGTCGAGCGCGAGACGCCGGAACTGGTCCGGATCGAAGGCAGGGACGTGCCGCTCGACCAGGTGGCCGGGGTCGATTACGACGGGGCCGGCGTCAGCTACTCCCAGGCCCGGCTCCAGGAGAACAACGGCGACCTCGCCCGGGCCGCCGACCTCTACCAGAAGGCCGCCGGGGAGTCGACCAACCCGCTGGTCGTCCAGGACTCCCGCTTCCGACGCGCCGCCATGCTCGCCCGGGTCGCCCAGGCCGACCCGTCGAAGCGGGATGCGGCGGTCGAGGCGTTGCGGGGGATCACCGCCGAGCTGTCGGGCAGCCGGCACGTCGGCCCGGCCCTGATGCTGCTGGCGAGGCTCCAGCTCGACGCGGACGAGTTCGACGCCGCCGAGGCGACCCTGGAGGAACTCTCGAAGCTCCCCTGGGCGAGGGACCGGGCCGCGGTGACGAAGTCCCGGGTGAGGGTGGAGCAGGGGCAGTCGGAGCAGGCGATCCGGGACCTGGACGCCCTGATCGGCCGGCTCCCCGAGGGGGGCGCGGCCCGCCTCCAGGCGACGCTCGCCCGGGCCGAGGCGCTGGCCGATCTGAGCCGATTCGAGGAGGCCGAGCGGGCCGTCCGCGCCGTGATCGACGCGGCCGAACCGGAGGACTCGGGGACCCTGGCGCCGGCCTACAACACGCTCGGCGATTGCCTGCGGGCCGCCGGGAAGCCGAGGGATGCCCTCTTCGCCTACCTGAACACCGACATCCTCTATCCCTCCCAGCCCGAGGAACACGCCCGGGCGTTGGCCGCGATCGCGCAGTTGTGGCGGGTCCTGAATCAGACGGAGCGGGCCGGCCAGGTCGTCGATCGCCTCCGGCAAGAGTACCCCGGGAGCCCCTACCTGCCCTCGGCGTCCGGCTCGGCCCCCTGA
- a CDS encoding transporter produces MIGRHPAWMLVACLVLCPVSSASARQGPEGRPEGVGRSPDFGEFSATSTASSPPPPGHPGPWGRSPRPGGLLERLGAPLSHVEDDDGRINTDRPSFTPSNATVPAGRLQVESGYTFSHDLTRTSRNDEHLFPELAVRLGLKDWLELRTFWAGQTYSRTNRRADGALLSRNDGPTNFLAGFKWKLSDQDRWIPEAALITDLAIPTSGTSPNSSDGIEPVLFLLYGWKLTDRFTLAGSTGLTTVFDRGVADAPLDDAFEQFSQSLIGFLSVRERVTLFSEWFVLARTNSAVKLPQHFMDGGILYQPTPNIQLDLRAGFGLGDHPTDFFAGAGLSFRY; encoded by the coding sequence ATGATCGGACGGCATCCGGCCTGGATGCTGGTCGCGTGTCTCGTACTCTGCCCGGTCTCGTCCGCGTCGGCCCGACAGGGGCCCGAGGGACGACCGGAGGGCGTCGGCAGGTCGCCGGACTTCGGGGAATTCTCGGCGACCTCGACGGCGTCGTCGCCCCCGCCTCCCGGCCATCCCGGTCCGTGGGGCCGGTCCCCGAGGCCGGGAGGGCTGCTCGAACGGCTCGGCGCTCCGCTTTCCCACGTCGAGGACGACGACGGCCGGATCAACACCGACCGGCCCAGCTTCACCCCCTCGAACGCGACCGTCCCGGCGGGGAGGTTGCAGGTCGAGTCGGGCTATACGTTCTCGCACGACCTCACGCGAACGTCCCGGAACGATGAGCACCTGTTCCCGGAGCTTGCCGTCCGCCTCGGTCTGAAGGACTGGCTCGAGCTGCGGACCTTCTGGGCCGGGCAGACCTATTCCCGGACCAACCGGAGGGCCGACGGTGCGCTGCTCTCCCGGAACGACGGCCCGACGAACTTCCTGGCCGGCTTCAAGTGGAAGCTCTCGGATCAGGACCGCTGGATCCCCGAGGCGGCCCTGATCACCGACCTGGCCATCCCCACCAGCGGCACCTCACCGAACTCCTCCGACGGGATCGAGCCGGTCCTCTTCCTGCTCTACGGCTGGAAGCTCACCGACCGCTTCACCCTGGCCGGCAGCACGGGACTGACCACCGTCTTCGACCGGGGGGTCGCCGACGCCCCCCTCGACGACGCGTTCGAGCAGTTCTCCCAGTCCCTCATCGGCTTCCTCTCGGTCCGGGAACGCGTCACCCTGTTCTCCGAGTGGTTCGTCCTGGCGCGGACCAACTCGGCGGTGAAGCTCCCGCAACACTTCATGGACGGCGGGATCCTCTACCAGCCGACGCCGAACATCCAGCTCGACCTGCGGGCGGGATTCGGGCTCGGGGACCACCCGACCGATTTCTTCGCCGGCGCGGGGCTCTCCTTCCGCTACTGA
- a CDS encoding OprO/OprP family phosphate-selective porin: MPSRSATMVLALIALGTIRCPSSRAQGPDSAPPTPSAIVPPPPADGAGPPPAIPDDGTVPAEEALLRRLEQLEREVGEVRQLRQRVSELETELDSIRLGPGSLQGETAGRSLGSLYEGDRSGGSSSSPSSSGSGDGGSAGGDSPTAGYSNSGGEGTFSAGGGGGAGPNSGGTSGTGAGQGSVGRGQRVGQRQPLGERITAEYKYNFAGGFFKFSDEDGEFVLNVQNIVTADGTFYDVQNAPTEQKNFTIPFQRLYLYGNVTKNWEFQVSEQSSLGGFNLLDAIVNVHYDDRFMLKFGRFLAPFYYQDYATFPMLVPAVTYSPLVQFSAQRETGLMAWGKLSENRIQYQAGVFTGVPDSYFDLDDNLDFVGSLTLTPFKPSGISWLQDLGFGVSTQVGWQNYMLNEVDVPTFIAGAGTPNLNQRFVTASGVPFFIYEDDVRALGERVRVAPHFFRYGRLSVLGEYVYQSRELASPLARGTSIQHGFYVTGSYFLTGEEYTGDGTGGFPTIIPNRPFNPSEGEYGPGAWEVAFQFTHLNIGNEDVRRGFARPIWATRLDETMAGINWWPNKYVRVSFDWVNDEFNKAIPWPVSSDMQTDGVRTNPISHFNTFWTRVAIFF; this comes from the coding sequence ATGCCGAGTCGGTCGGCGACGATGGTGTTGGCGCTCATCGCGCTCGGGACGATCCGTTGCCCGTCCTCGAGGGCGCAGGGACCGGACTCCGCCCCCCCCACCCCATCGGCCATCGTCCCTCCCCCGCCGGCCGATGGGGCCGGGCCTCCCCCGGCGATCCCCGACGACGGGACCGTCCCGGCCGAGGAGGCCCTGCTCCGCCGGCTCGAACAGCTGGAGCGGGAAGTCGGCGAGGTCCGGCAGCTCCGGCAACGGGTCTCGGAACTGGAGACCGAGCTGGATTCGATTCGCCTCGGACCGGGGTCCCTACAAGGGGAAACCGCGGGCCGCTCGCTCGGTTCGCTCTACGAGGGCGACCGGTCGGGCGGGTCGTCCTCGTCGCCCTCCTCCTCGGGGTCGGGCGATGGGGGGTCGGCCGGGGGGGACAGTCCGACGGCGGGATACTCGAATTCGGGCGGCGAGGGGACCTTCTCCGCGGGGGGTGGGGGAGGCGCCGGGCCGAATTCCGGCGGCACCTCGGGGACGGGCGCCGGCCAGGGGAGCGTCGGCCGGGGACAGCGTGTCGGACAGCGGCAGCCCCTCGGGGAGCGGATCACGGCGGAATACAAGTACAACTTCGCGGGCGGTTTCTTCAAGTTCTCGGACGAGGACGGGGAGTTCGTCCTCAACGTCCAGAACATCGTCACCGCCGACGGCACGTTCTACGACGTCCAGAATGCGCCCACCGAGCAGAAGAACTTCACCATCCCCTTCCAGCGGCTGTACCTCTACGGGAACGTCACCAAGAACTGGGAATTCCAGGTCTCCGAGCAGAGCAGCCTCGGCGGGTTCAACCTGCTGGACGCGATCGTCAACGTGCACTACGACGACCGGTTCATGCTCAAATTCGGCCGCTTCCTGGCGCCGTTCTATTACCAGGATTACGCGACCTTCCCGATGCTGGTCCCGGCGGTCACCTACTCGCCGCTCGTCCAGTTCTCGGCCCAGCGGGAGACGGGCCTGATGGCCTGGGGGAAGCTGTCGGAGAACCGGATCCAGTACCAGGCGGGCGTCTTCACCGGCGTCCCGGACAGCTACTTCGACCTGGACGACAACCTCGACTTCGTCGGCTCGCTGACGCTCACGCCCTTCAAACCGTCGGGGATCTCCTGGCTTCAGGACCTGGGCTTCGGGGTGAGCACTCAGGTCGGCTGGCAGAATTACATGCTCAACGAGGTGGACGTGCCGACGTTCATCGCCGGGGCCGGCACGCCGAACCTCAACCAGCGGTTCGTCACCGCCAGCGGCGTGCCCTTCTTCATCTACGAGGACGACGTGCGGGCCCTCGGCGAGCGGGTCCGGGTCGCGCCCCACTTCTTCCGCTACGGACGGCTGAGCGTGCTGGGCGAATACGTCTATCAGAGCCGGGAGCTGGCCTCGCCGCTGGCGCGGGGGACGTCGATCCAGCACGGCTTCTACGTCACCGGCTCCTACTTCCTGACCGGCGAGGAATACACCGGCGACGGCACCGGAGGCTTCCCGACGATCATCCCGAATCGCCCGTTCAACCCCTCGGAGGGCGAGTACGGGCCCGGGGCCTGGGAGGTCGCCTTCCAGTTCACCCACCTGAACATCGGCAACGAGGACGTCCGGCGGGGCTTCGCCCGGCCCATCTGGGCCACCCGGCTCGACGAGACGATGGCCGGCATCAACTGGTGGCCGAACAAGTACGTCCGGGTCAGTTTCGACTGGGTCAACGACGAATTCAACAAGGCGATCCCCTGGCCAGTCTCCTCCGACATGCAGACCGACGGCGTCCGGACCAACCCCATCTCGCACTTCAACACGTTCTGGACCCGCGTGGCGATCTTCTTCTGA
- a CDS encoding tetratricopeptide repeat protein yields MLRIRRAAARLAAVLLVAAPGVAGARQEEPRTVDPVAGRHRAFLAGLRERGYHDLAEEFLEGLMADPGTPAPLKPELAFEQARGKLLEAEVAADLERRELLLEQGRAALDAFLEGHPGHELVPEAKVQLAQVLYQRGQTAALKADEAADEADRESGLASARAAFGEARTAFDAALEDLKRAYDAFPRGVLAQDDPIRVEKDEAQRRMIDAMLKRALVDYDEAQSYPEGSERRVELLDQAIGRFGTIHNDYRTWMAGFAARMWQGKSLEEKGEIGPAMGIYNELLDHTDPRLRELQRQVAFFRVIATRKREQYPLAERLAREWLSFTRGRGGAYERLGVQLELARNIDRQLEMEEPAALANRDALVRDVVEQLGQVVRYASPYKADAVALLKKYRPDTSIDARTLAGLSFDQAMERAREEMGLRSWGNAIALLRAAAGKADPGRDPERANEARYLLAFALYSADRYLEAAVLADFLARRYPDWDSSRPAAELGMGALAMSYERVDGPGREQDLRRLEDLADYTVSTWPDAPQADVARILRGDIALGQGRYEEAAEAFESVTTPAHALDAKSKAAAAHWRRSLRLRKDAGDGAVPAEAEAESARALELLVAAYEARVEARVPATDPERLRNAGDLAEIHLAEGRPAEALKVIGPHAEALASLSSPGEATRDLYGRLLKLRLQGHIAGGETGEAIADMQALESVSTGESLTQLFFGLGRLLEAEMGRQREAGDLARLRSSRDAFRQFLDALVGSQSGQSFESLQWAGEQMLTLERPDRAAEIFNRVLEEFPDHDRILRTRLKLSAAHRQAKQFKEAWAETAKLIAENPRALDFLIEQCQILEDWATEEPGYWNVAIRYWQDLAKKLEASRPRPPEYYECWYHVALCQYGKGNPDSARKTLKSVMALSRSLGSDELKGKYEQLLGRVGG; encoded by the coding sequence ATGCTCCGAATCCGTCGCGCCGCGGCCCGGCTCGCGGCCGTCCTGCTCGTCGCCGCCCCCGGGGTCGCCGGGGCCAGGCAGGAGGAGCCGAGGACCGTCGACCCGGTCGCCGGTCGGCACCGGGCGTTCCTGGCGGGGCTCCGGGAGCGGGGCTATCACGACCTCGCGGAGGAGTTCCTGGAGGGCCTCATGGCCGACCCCGGGACGCCCGCCCCCCTGAAGCCCGAGCTGGCCTTCGAGCAGGCCCGGGGCAAGCTGCTGGAAGCCGAGGTGGCCGCCGACCTCGAACGCCGGGAGCTGCTGCTGGAACAGGGCCGGGCGGCGCTCGACGCCTTCCTGGAGGGGCACCCGGGCCACGAGCTGGTGCCCGAGGCCAAGGTGCAGCTCGCCCAGGTGCTCTACCAGCGCGGGCAGACGGCCGCGCTGAAGGCGGACGAGGCCGCCGACGAGGCCGACCGGGAGTCCGGGCTCGCCTCGGCCCGGGCGGCCTTCGGCGAGGCGAGGACGGCGTTCGACGCCGCCCTGGAGGACCTGAAGCGGGCCTACGACGCCTTCCCCCGGGGGGTCCTGGCCCAGGACGACCCGATCCGGGTCGAGAAGGACGAGGCCCAGCGCCGGATGATCGACGCGATGCTCAAGCGGGCGCTCGTCGACTACGACGAGGCCCAGTCGTACCCGGAAGGCTCGGAGCGGCGGGTCGAGCTGCTCGACCAGGCGATCGGGCGATTCGGCACCATCCACAACGACTACCGGACCTGGATGGCCGGATTCGCCGCCCGGATGTGGCAGGGCAAGAGCCTGGAGGAGAAGGGGGAGATCGGCCCGGCGATGGGCATCTACAACGAGTTGCTCGATCATACGGACCCCCGATTGCGCGAACTCCAGCGCCAGGTCGCCTTCTTCCGGGTCATCGCCACGAGGAAGCGGGAGCAGTACCCGCTGGCCGAGCGGCTCGCCCGGGAGTGGCTCTCCTTCACCCGGGGGCGGGGGGGGGCCTACGAGCGCCTGGGCGTCCAGCTGGAACTGGCCCGGAACATCGACCGGCAACTGGAGATGGAGGAGCCGGCGGCGCTGGCCAACCGGGACGCCCTGGTGCGGGACGTCGTCGAGCAGCTTGGCCAGGTCGTCCGCTACGCCTCCCCGTACAAGGCGGACGCGGTCGCACTGCTGAAGAAGTATCGGCCGGACACGTCGATCGACGCCCGGACGCTCGCCGGCCTGAGCTTCGACCAGGCGATGGAGCGGGCGCGGGAGGAGATGGGGCTCCGCTCCTGGGGGAACGCGATCGCCCTGCTCCGGGCGGCCGCAGGGAAGGCCGACCCGGGTCGGGATCCCGAGCGGGCCAACGAGGCCCGCTACCTGCTCGCCTTCGCCCTCTACTCGGCCGACCGCTACCTTGAGGCCGCCGTGCTGGCCGACTTTCTCGCCCGCCGCTATCCCGACTGGGATTCGTCGAGGCCGGCCGCCGAGCTGGGCATGGGGGCGCTGGCGATGTCGTACGAGCGGGTCGACGGGCCGGGGAGGGAGCAGGACCTCCGGCGGCTCGAGGACCTGGCCGACTACACGGTCTCCACCTGGCCGGATGCGCCGCAGGCCGACGTGGCCCGGATCCTCCGGGGGGACATCGCGCTGGGCCAGGGGCGCTACGAGGAGGCGGCCGAGGCGTTCGAGTCGGTGACGACGCCCGCGCACGCCCTGGACGCGAAGAGCAAGGCCGCCGCGGCCCACTGGCGTCGCAGTCTGCGATTGCGGAAGGACGCCGGGGACGGGGCCGTGCCCGCCGAGGCCGAGGCCGAGTCGGCCCGGGCGCTCGAACTGCTGGTCGCGGCCTATGAGGCACGGGTCGAGGCCCGGGTGCCGGCGACCGACCCGGAACGGCTCCGCAACGCGGGGGACCTGGCAGAGATCCACCTGGCCGAGGGGAGGCCCGCCGAGGCGCTAAAGGTCATCGGGCCGCACGCCGAGGCGCTGGCCTCCCTCTCGTCGCCGGGCGAGGCGACCCGGGATCTCTACGGCAGGCTGCTGAAGCTCCGGCTTCAGGGGCACATCGCCGGCGGGGAGACGGGCGAGGCGATCGCCGACATGCAGGCGCTCGAATCCGTCAGCACCGGGGAGTCGCTCACGCAGCTGTTCTTCGGGCTCGGCCGGTTGCTGGAGGCGGAGATGGGACGACAGAGGGAGGCGGGCGACCTGGCCCGGCTCCGGTCGAGTCGGGACGCCTTCCGGCAATTCCTGGATGCGCTGGTGGGGAGCCAGTCGGGGCAGTCGTTCGAGTCGCTGCAGTGGGCGGGCGAGCAGATGCTCACGCTGGAACGGCCCGATCGCGCGGCCGAGATCTTCAACCGGGTGCTGGAAGAGTTCCCCGACCACGACCGGATCCTGAGGACCCGGCTGAAGCTCTCGGCGGCGCACCGGCAGGCGAAGCAATTCAAGGAGGCCTGGGCCGAGACGGCGAAGCTGATCGCGGAGAACCCCCGGGCCCTCGACTTCCTCATCGAACAGTGCCAGATCCTGGAGGACTGGGCGACCGAGGAGCCTGGTTACTGGAACGTCGCCATCCGCTACTGGCAGGATCTGGCGAAGAAGCTGGAGGCGTCTCGGCCCCGGCCCCCCGAGTATTACGAGTGCTGGTATCACGTCGCCCTCTGCCAGTACGGCAAGGGCAACCCCGACTCGGCCAGGAAGACGCTCAAGAGCGTGATGGCCCTGTCCAGGTCGCTCGGCTCGGACGAGTTGAAGGGAAAGTACGAGCAACTGCTCGGCCGCGTCGGCGGCTGA
- the infC gene encoding translation initiation factor IF-3, with the protein MRPPFDRTEREKTQRVNDQIRISPVRVVGADGAQLGVIPTSKALELAREADMDLVEVAPNERPPVCKIMDFGKFKYEQKKRTTKQKQHQVQVKEIRVRPKTGDEDIRVKVKKARDFLEHKDKVLVNVLFRGREMAHIEEGRRVLDEVITALEDVAKIEKPPAMEGRRMTAIVAPR; encoded by the coding sequence ATCAGACCGCCGTTTGATCGTACCGAGCGCGAGAAGACTCAGCGCGTCAATGACCAGATCCGCATCTCGCCGGTTCGTGTCGTCGGAGCCGACGGCGCCCAGCTCGGCGTGATCCCGACGTCCAAGGCGCTGGAGTTGGCCCGAGAGGCCGACATGGACCTGGTGGAGGTCGCTCCGAATGAGCGCCCGCCGGTCTGCAAGATCATGGACTTCGGCAAGTTCAAGTACGAACAGAAGAAGCGGACCACCAAGCAGAAGCAGCACCAGGTCCAGGTGAAGGAGATCCGGGTCCGCCCCAAGACCGGTGACGAGGACATCCGCGTCAAGGTCAAGAAGGCCCGGGACTTCCTGGAGCACAAGGACAAGGTGCTGGTCAACGTCCTCTTCCGGGGGCGGGAGATGGCCCACATTGAGGAGGGGCGCCGCGTCCTGGATGAGGTGATCACGGCGCTGGAGGACGTGGCCAAGATCGAGAAGCCCCCGGCGATGGAGGGCCGCCGCATGACGGCCATCGTCGCCCCGCGCTGA